From one Trachemys scripta elegans isolate TJP31775 chromosome 14, CAS_Tse_1.0, whole genome shotgun sequence genomic stretch:
- the ATP5PD gene encoding ATP synthase subunit d, mitochondrial has product MAGRRATLKAIDWMAFAERVPPNQKAMFNALKTRSDALSAKLTSLPEKPPAIDWVYYKTAVAKAGMVDEFEKKYNALKVPEPVDTQTNQINAQEQEAAKSAAEYVQASKSRIVQYEKQLEKFRTMIPFDQMTFEDLNEVFPETKLDKEKYPYWPHKPIEDL; this is encoded by the exons ATGGCAGGTCGCAGAGCTACTCTGAAAGCGATTGACTGGATGGCATTTGCAGAGAGAGTGCCTCCCAATCAGAAAGCTATGTTTAATGCCCTGAAAACACGCAGCGATGCTCTTTCAGCCAA GTTGACCTCGTTGCCAGAGAAGCCCCCCGCTATTGATTGGGTTTATTACAAGACTGCAGTTGCTAAGGCTGGCATGGTGGATGAGTTTGAAAAAAAG TACAATGCACTAAAGGTTCCTGAGCCTGTGGACACACAAACAAACCAGATAAATgcccaggaacaggaagct GCTAAGAGTGCTGCTGAATATGTGCAGGCCTCTAAATCCCGTATTGTCCAGTATGAGAAACAG CTTGAGAAATTCAGAACCATGATTCCATTTGATCAGATGACATTTGAGGACTTGAATGAGGTCTTCCCTGAAACCAaactggacaaggagaagtaTCCATACTGGCCACACAAACCTATTGAAGATCTGTAA
- the KCTD2 gene encoding BTB/POZ domain-containing protein KCTD2, whose protein sequence is MAELMAAGDGPPRGRTPSPVLGGIPVPPGPPSPRLAGPACSGGGLSPRSSEPPVADRPGSGSKWVRLNVGGTYFVSTRQTLCREPKSFLCRLCCQDGPELGSDKDETGAYLIDRDPTYFGPILNYLRHGKLIINKELAEEGVLEEAEFYNIASLVRLVKERIRDNENRTSQGPVKHVYRVLQCQEEELTQMVSTMSDGWKFEQLISIGSSYNYGNEDQAEFLCVVSRELNNSTNGIVIEPSEKAKILQERGSRM, encoded by the exons ATGGCGGAGCTGATGGCGGCGGGGGATGGGCCGCCCCGGGGCCGTACGCCCAGCCCGGTACTGGGGGGCATCCCGGTTCCTCCCGGGCCGCCGAGCCCCCGCCTGGCCGGGCCTGCCTGTTCCGGAGGGGGGCTGTCCCCGCGTAGCTCCGAGCCGCCCGTCGCGGACAGGCCTGGCTCCGGCTCCAAGTGGGTCCGGCTCAATGTGGGCGGCACATACTTCGTGAGCACCCGGCAGACCCTGTGTCGGGAGCCCAAGTCCTTCCTGTGCCGCCTCTGCTGCCAGGACGGGCCCGAGCTGGGCTCGGACAAG GATGAGACAGGGGCATATCTCATCGACAGGGATCCCACTTATTTTGGTCCGATCCTGAACTACCTCCGACATGGAAAACTCATAATAAACAAGGAGCTGGCAGAAGAAG GGGTACTGGAAGAAGCCGAGTTTTACAATATTGCATCCCTGGTGCGTCTTGTGAAGGAGCGGATACGGGACAATGAGAACAGAACCTCTCAA GGACCCGTGAAACATGTGTACAGAGTCCTGCAATGCCAAGAGGAAGAGCTCACACAGATGGTGTCCACTATGTCCGATGGATGGAAATTTGAACAG CTAATCAGCATTGGATCTTCCTATAACTATGGAAATGAGGACCAGGCAGAATTCCTCTGTGTCGTCTCAAGGGAGCTCAATAACTCTACCAATGGCATTGTCATCGAACCTAGTGAGAAGGCAAAG ATTCTTCAGGAGCGAGGATCCCGGATGTGA